Sequence from the Zeugodacus cucurbitae isolate PBARC_wt_2022May chromosome 5, idZeuCucr1.2, whole genome shotgun sequence genome:
TGTGTAAACTGTTTTTTCTCTGCCGCACATTTAAGTGCCTTGAAATAAATGCCAGTAAAAGGCATGCTTGGAGGCAAAAGTTATTGCGCTTTGAAATCGTTAATTAAGTGAATTTCCAGGAAAGATAAAAATACCAATAGGATTTAAAATCATACAGAATCAAAAGTCATTAAATATTCGATGATAAATGTTAAGAATACTCGTTACGTATATGCCACCGCCAACTCCAGCGTATggtgaaatatacataaatacgtcattttattaatttatgtttgCTGTAAAATTACCGTAAGAGCTGTAATCGACTGGTTGTTAAAATATCCAATCATATTACTGACTATTAAGTCCGACACACTGATGGGCTCATCTCTACTAGTGGATGGctgtttttaacatatttttataaggtGATCTGCTAGCGATCCTTATGGTTAATATTTTACATAGCGATCTcatttatactatttatttagTTCTCAAACCTTAAGCTAAGAAATTGATATTagcaaaaatgtgaattttgtcGTAGAATATGGAGAGCAAATTATGTTCGTGGACATTTGTCTCTactcaattttgataaaataaaattcaataaaactttTAGCTTTCCTTTTTCTTTCCAATGAGTTGAagttaagttttaatatataGTTAAAGTAGAAGTGAAAACCAAATTATTATGTCATTAATTACCAAACAGTTAAAAATATGTTACCATATGCATACAAAAGCCTTCAAAGATTCTGACTAATGAATTACGACGTTGAAGTTCCCCAGGAGCTAGTGATAATTTCAGCAGCTCAGTAAAATAGTCAAGTAATagctaaaagtatgcaacgtcAAACTATAAGTTTCAACCGTCAAAGGTGTTTTTTgagtattaaacaaatattctttaCGAAAGTTAAAATAGGCAAGTAGCTAAATAAAAAGTTAGAATTATATTCcttaacattttaattacaacaatcatattttacaaaataatttgcgACATCAATACATTTTAAACACAAAGGTCCAGTACGCTTCGGCATTAAACTACTCACATTTTTGAAATCATATTACACGTTTTTTaattcggccctattcccgttgtcgttcttatcgtcgtttcgttcctaaattggtattcttgaagtatatcgtaacgcctaagaaaagttatcgaaatttgtctacatattttatatagtatactttaaggagctcttttcccacataaaaatttctttcttatgcaacgagagacatttttaaagcagtccttaatggattttatgctattctatattgactctaaacaacgttatcactgtaattattgtacttaagtacaacaatgttagtcttccatctttatttgattttttaaaagaagtagtggtgacatctgcgtcctccaaacttttttctaaaatatgttatacttccagcgtctcatgctccttgcttctggctaatccgactactctaactagtggtccagccaaaggagacatgggtatctgtttattaactcctcctcttgttggagtactatttttttcttcgttttgaattttaagatctttcatatcttaaatatattcttagatataaaaatgcaattttattaatgccaacaatttccgacgagagatggcggtggaatggatttatttattttattttttttttgagaaaaaaatatccctcccaaaaaatcgaaatttaaaggatttatcccttttctaaagtctttggcatatgcaggatatttttccatttcagaaattaaaatttcaaactgtttccgatttggaattttcatcttcacttcaaatattccttcaaacaaccgcgtcgtttctatgtcgtttctatagtcgtttcaaattggggaatctcaatttattttcgataaatgtcgttaacgctaagaggaatgccaaataggcgttcttaagtcgttttaaaacgataacgacaacgggaataggggcgattaATTGTTTTTGTCAGCTTatgtaagaatttatttttattagttttttagttAGACGTACTTCAATAGCGTGattttttaactatatttttattgttaattctaCCAACTCATATAGTATTACAgaacaaacataaaaattatgctTAAGAACCAACTACCAACAAACAAGTTAGAATAGACACACCCAACAATAGTTCTCGAGTAAACATCGAGCAACATACCAGCCAAGGATCACTTAGTTAAAGTTACAACAAAATGCAAagtgttaataatttttcacactCACCCAACGATAAATCGACATTTCTCGAGTAAGCATCGGCCCAAACCCTAAATGCAAAGTGTTAACAATTTTTCACACGATAAGATCAAGGTTAATCGTATACGGACAGTGTACACATACCAACAAATAGATGCTTTAGAGGCGGAGTACGCAGCAAATAAGTTTGCGAAAGGTGCGCGGCGAAAGGAAGTAGCAGAATGTGTAGGTGTAGATGAGAGCCAAGTGCAAAATTGATTCAAAAATGGACAAGCTAAAGAAAAACCATCTTCCAGAGCACTATTTTAAAGCATAAGCCCTATATTTAATTACCTGCTAAAGGATCAACGGTAACTAAACTTAGACCGTAGTGATTGCAGCAGGTGAAAGAAAACTCGAAAAAAGGATATATAAAAAGTCATTAAAAGTATTAACAAATCGACATTTCTCGAGTAAGCATCGACCCAAATCCTAAACCAAACAAAATGCAAAGTGTTAACAATTTTTCACACGATAAGATCAAGGATAATCGTATACGGACAGTGTACACATACCAACAAATATATGCTTTAGAGGCGGAGTACACAGCAAATAAGTTTGCGAAAGGTGCGCGACGAAAACAAATCGCACAACGTATTGGAATGCAGGAAATACAAGTGCGAACTTGGTTTAAAAATAGAAGAGCGAGAGAAAAGaacgagaacttcaaaaccacaACTACTAGCGCACCGATAGAACAAAGTACCGTACCAGCTTATCAACATACCTCTTTAAAGAGGTCAAGAACTGACGATCTGAACTCATTCAAAGCGAATAATCTCAATCAATCAAATTGGATACTGCCGCCACCTGCTTGTCAACATAGCTCAACAATTGAGAACGAGATTATGGGGTTCACTGAGAATGATCTCAATCGATCAAATTGGATTCAGTCATCACCCGCTTATCAACATTCCTCAACAACTGAGAACGACATTATGGGGTTCACTGCGAATGATCTCAATCATTGGATTCAGCCACCATCCGCTTATCAACATACCCCAACAACTAACGATCTGAACGTTTTTGAACATATCTCAACTGACGATTACAACTACATCATGGAATTTATTGGGAATAATCCATCAGATTGTATTCAGCCACCGCCCGCGAAAAAACCTAAGATACAGACATTGGAGCAATTGGTGCTTCATCCGGATACAAATTGCTGGATACGAATTTAAGTTGTCTTCAATGAAACTTCCACCATACTGCATGAGTAGaacattcaattaaataatgttCTCATATtctaatcatatttttatagaaatcattttaattgagtaattgtgaacaaaactagaaataataaaaaacacaatctctaaaaatatttatctctttcctcttttataattcaattacaTGTATTTATAACGAAATTTCTGAATCTATCAACCAGTTTTAATTTGCATCCGATAATGCGGAGTGTTTATATGAATTTGGAGCATATTCAACTGCCAATAACAAAACTCAGTCAACGGTATAATGCTTACATCTCTATTTCATAGTATACAGTATAGAGAAATTCTttgtttcataataaattaatgtaTTTCTCGAGTAAGCACCGACCCAAATCCTAAACCAAACAAAATGCAAAGTGTTAACAATTTTTCACACGATAAGATCAAGAATAATCGTATACGGACAGTGTACACATACCAACAAATAGATGCTTTAGAGGCGGAGTACGCAGCGAATAAATTTGCGAAAGGTGCGCGGCGAAAGGAAATAGCAGAACGTATTGGAGTACAAGAAATCCAAGTGCGGACATGGTTCAAGAACAGACGAGTCAAAGATAAGCAGACTTTCAGAAAtgtaaaatctttaatttagaATAAAGATGCTTATTATGGCCAATATCAAGACATTTCGCTTAAAAGATGCAGATCTGAAGATCTGGATGAAAAAGGTCTCAGCAATTCACGACCGGTTTAGCCACCGGCGGTAAAGAATGTGAGAATGTTAGAGCATCTAGTATTCCATACGATGACAAATTGCTGGATTCCACTTTAAGGTGTGATATTGCACTCATGGTACGCTTGTTGGAATTTGGcccttacttgaatttcttcacttattTCATCTCAACGAGAGGAGACGTTTGCGCGGATCGttgctatttttaattgttttcattttcggtATTCGTTATTATATTAATCGGTATATTAGTCAGTAAACATTGTGGTTGGCCAGGTACGCGGTCGAGTCACACATTGTGTATATACCTAAAAGTTCAAACGCTGAGTCTTGCATGTCACAACCGAAGACATGTGAGTCCAAAAGACGAATGAGCAAGATTATCTCTATTTGCCTTTCTTTTATACATTACTAGCTGACGCGGAGGCGAACTTTCTTTTGCATTAGAAGCAATAAATtagcataaattttatttttactttattgacTTAATTATGTTATTAtgatagtttaaaaaattaagtattttaatgATTCTCTATTAGTTGTGTATATTGGTGCATGgaatatatttttcgttttattatcaGGCGTAAAAACAAATAACTCCTATTGTTTTCCGACCCGTGAACATGAcacatataattaatatttttactgaaCTAAACTTTACTAGACTAAactattaaaactatttaaacggAATTGGGTGCACTCTTTCATGATCATCtatgtaattttatattggTATATTATGACCaatcgacagccgaacgatttctactcgacttgcactcctgctctctgagagcactcataagcatctcgatataagggaactgtgaaacagcatctcaaactcattgcataccgctgcagcc
This genomic interval carries:
- the LOC128922149 gene encoding retinal homeobox protein Rx-B-like — translated: MQSVNNFSHDKIKDNRIRTVYTYQQIYALEAEYTANKFAKGARRKQIAQRIGMQEIQVRTWFKNRRAREKNENFKTTTTSAPIEQSTVPAYQHTSLKRSRTDDLNSFKANNLNQSNWILPPPACQHSSTIENEIMGFTENDLNRSNWIQSSPAYQHSSTTENDIMGFTANDLNHWIQPPSAYQHTPTTNDLNVFEHISTDDYNYIMEFIGNNPSDCIQPPPAKKPKIQTLEQLVLHPDTNCWIRI